A section of the Sebastes fasciatus isolate fSebFas1 chromosome 21, fSebFas1.pri, whole genome shotgun sequence genome encodes:
- the prmt6 gene encoding protein arginine N-methyltransferase 6, which yields MSHVLKKRKLDKTRQERLYFDSYTDVTIHEEMIADQVRTNAYRMAILRNSESIRGKVVLDVGAGTGVLSMFCVQAGAKKVYAVEACSIAEQAVSIVKHNDMEDRIEVIRGTVETVDLPEMVEVIVSEWMGYALLHESMLNSVLYARDKWLKPGGVILPSKAELYVAPISDPVVEDRLNFWYTVKDQYGVDMSCMSDFARRCIMNSDITVNSVTVEDVLSHPARFAELDLYSVTVEELRSVKGKFRCESFGCAAVNAFCVYFTVTFPCPPGDKPQPQPQSPVVLSTSPFKPETHWKQAVLYLDSPVDVVQDTVVTGEISMFPSEQSARHICIHVDYTIGEHKRQSKTFSIPDWSSEAHS from the coding sequence ATGTCTCATGTccttaagaaaagaaaactggATAAAACCCGACAGGAGCGACTGTACTTCGACAGCTACACCGATGTGACCATCCATGAGGAGATGATAGCGGACCAGGTGCGCACCAACGCGTACCGGATGGCCATACTCCGGAACAGCGAGTCCATACGGGGTAAAGTGGTGCTGGACGTCGGAGCCGGAACCGGCGTGCTGAGCATGTTCTGTGTTCAAGCCGGAGCGAAGAAGGTGTACGCCGTGGAGGCTTGTTCCATAGCGGAGCAGGCGGTGAGCATAGTGAAGCACAACGACATGGAGGACCGGATAGAGGTGATTAGAGGCACGGTGGAGACGGTGGACCTACCGGAGATGGTGGAGGTGATAGTGAGCGAGTGGATGGGCTACGCTCTGCTCCATGAGTCCATGCTCAACTCGGTGCTCTACGCCCGGGACAAGTGGCTGAAGCCCGGCGGTGTTATCCTGCCAAGCAAAGCCGAGCTGTACGTCGCTCCCATCAGCGACCCGGTGGTGGAGGACCGCTTAAACTTCTGGTACACTGTCAAAGACCAGTACGGTGTGGACATGTCCTGCATGTCCGATTTTGCCAGAAGGTGCATCATGAACTCGGACATCACGGTGAACTCGGTGACCGTGGAGGACGTGCTCTCACACCCGGCCCGCTTCGCAGAGCTCGACCTCTACTCGGTCACCGTGGAGGAGCTGCGGTCCGTGAAGGGGAAGTTCCGGTGCGAGTCGTTCGGCTGTGCGGCCGTGAACGCGTTTTGTGTCTACTTCACGGTCACCTTCCCGTGTCCTCCTGGGGACAAGCCGCAGCCGCAGCCGCAGTCCCCGGTGGTGCTGTCCACGTCCCCGTTCAAGCCGGAGACGCACTGGAAGCAGGCGGTGCTGTACCTCGACTCCCCGGTGGACGTGGTGCAAGACACGGTGGTTACCGGAGAGATCAGCATGTTCCCCTCGGAGCAGAGCGCCAGACATATATGTATTCATGTGGACTACACGATAGGAGAGCACAAGAGACAGTCCAAGACTTTCTCCATCCCTGACTGGAGCAGTGAAGCTCACTCATAG